One window of the Trifolium pratense cultivar HEN17-A07 linkage group LG2, ARS_RC_1.1, whole genome shotgun sequence genome contains the following:
- the LOC123908304 gene encoding cyclic dof factor 1-like has protein sequence MTEVKDPAIKLFGRTIPLPLIIPNDSSSPSSSPPEFSSAIQQETEEPSRKEPATTQDDDASQQTAEDLKSLTTSSVILENPPKTPSAETENSLLKSSTNGEQSETSVSEEKTLKKPDKIIPCPRCNSMDTKFCYFNNYNVNQPRHFCKKCQRYWTAGGTMRNVPVGAGRRKNKNLSSSHYRHLIIPEAAKLNSPNGLHMGNGAAVLAFDSGSPLCNTMASVLNIAERTQNCVPNGFHHPNSYGGESGHSNAVSVTTSTSSERKGHADTNGSVDKRVEGFPPQLQYIPSPLLPYPWSSAMPPPAFCPPNYPLAFYTPVTPPAYWGCVPPPWNMPCISSESASVNHSDSAHSSVPYSPTLGKHSRDGNIITSVNSQKEKPDNEHNNTESSVLIPKTLRFDDPNEAAKSSLWSKLGINNDKASSINGGGMFNGFQSKGKDMNHSVEASPLMYANPAALSRSRTFQEGT, from the exons ATGACAGAGGTTAAAGACCCTGCGATAAAGCTTTTTGGAAGGACAATTCCACTTCCACTGATCATCCCAAATGACTCTTCATCTCCCTCTTCTTCTCCGCCAGAATTCAGCTCTGCAATACAACAAGAAACTGAG GAACCGTCAAGGAAAGAACCCGCCACAACACAAGATGATGATGCCTCACAACAAACCGCAGAGGATTTAAAATCTCTCACAACATCTTCAGTCATACTTGAGAATCCTCCTAAGACCCCCTCAGCTGAAACCGAGAATTCATTATTGAAATCTTCTACAAATGGAGAACAAAGCGAGACTAGTGTTTCCGAAGAAAAAACTCTAAAGAAACCCGACAAAATAATTCCATGTCCGCGATGCAATAGTATGGACACCAAATTTTGTTACTTCAACAATTACAACGTCAACCAGCCTCGTCATTTTTGCAAAAAATGTCAAAGATACTGGACTGCAGGAGGCACAATGAGAAATGTTCCTGTTGGTGCTGGTCGCCGCAAGAACAAGAACTTATCTAGCTCGCATTATCGACACTTGATAATTCCAGAGGCTGCTAAACTTAATTCCCCTAATGGATTACATATGGGAAATGGAGCAGCTGTATTGGCGTTTGATTCAGGTTCACCGCTTTGTAATACCATGGCTTCTGTGTTGAACATTGCTGAGAGAACACAGAATTGTGTGCCAAATGGTTTTCATCATCCAAATTCCTATGGTGGGGAAAGTGGTCACTCGAACGCAGTTTCGGTTACAACTTCAACTTCATCAGAGAGGAAAGGCCACGCTGACACAAATGGATCAGTGGATAAAAGAGTTGAAGGTTTCCCTCCTCAATTGCAATATATTCCAAGTCCCCTTTTGCCTTATCCATGGAGTTCTGCAATGCCTCCTCCTgcattttgtccaccaaactATCCATTAGCATTCTATACTCCAGTAACTCCGCCTGCATATTGGGGTTGTGTGCCACCGCCATGGAATATGCCATGTATCTCATCAGAAAGTGCTTCTGTTAACCACAGTGACTCTGCTCATAGTTCTGTCCCATATTCACCTACTTTGGGGAAACATTCAAGAGATGGAAACATCATTACCTCAGTCAACTCACAAAAAGAAAAGCCGGATAACGAACACAATAATACCGAAAGCAGCGTTTTGATCCCGAAAACACTTAGATTTGACGACCCAAATGAAGCCGCAAAGAGTTCATTATGGTCAAAGCTTGGGATCAATAACGACAAAGCCAGTTCAATCAATGGAGGAGGCATGTTCAATGGATTTCAATCCAAAGGAAAGGACATGAATCACTCGGTTGAGGCGTCGCCGCTGATGTATGCCAACCCTGCAGCTTTATCGCGGTCCCGTACCTTCCAAGAGGGAACCTGA